One Nitrospira sp. genomic region harbors:
- a CDS encoding transporter substrate-binding domain-containing protein codes for MRASHVRMGWMAVLCLCLPGCGLLIDAVEHVWPVSGNKVDIICERERVQVGLAMEPFRPFVFPTIWTDEGARVTGLDVELVRAMTDELSRRCGRAVTPVLHLVRFRDLFRLLNEGHLDWFMSAVAINTPAPARAGVAYSLPYFYGGGVSGITTNPAVLERVRANVREQAMHPSPDRLAATSHALDGLTIAVQDETSAYYYAEANLSPHRLILCDSLPAAFEYADSRAEPRIDVILGAQPVLEYMVKRVRKDWSPLTRENGRPLFLTKADYGVVVPEESYHLRWLLNDLLLKLDESGRLREMRTRWLDEEYAFPRRASLEGLSFDVEQMAAHYAQGTCRLKVEP; via the coding sequence ATGCGGGCGTCGCACGTGCGCATGGGATGGATGGCGGTCCTCTGTCTGTGTCTTCCCGGGTGCGGGCTGTTGATCGACGCGGTCGAGCATGTCTGGCCCGTGTCAGGCAACAAGGTCGATATCATCTGCGAACGTGAACGGGTGCAAGTCGGTCTCGCGATGGAGCCCTTTCGTCCGTTTGTGTTCCCGACGATTTGGACCGACGAGGGCGCCCGGGTGACCGGGCTCGATGTAGAACTGGTGCGGGCGATGACCGACGAATTATCCCGACGGTGCGGACGCGCGGTGACCCCTGTCTTGCACCTGGTGCGGTTCAGGGATCTGTTCCGGCTGCTGAATGAAGGGCATCTCGATTGGTTCATGTCCGCCGTGGCGATCAACACCCCCGCGCCGGCTCGGGCCGGTGTGGCCTATTCCCTGCCCTACTTTTACGGCGGTGGGGTCAGCGGGATCACGACAAATCCCGCGGTTCTTGAGCGAGTCCGCGCCAATGTGCGGGAGCAGGCGATGCATCCCAGTCCCGACCGGCTGGCTGCGACCAGCCACGCACTGGACGGGTTGACGATCGCGGTCCAGGACGAAACCAGCGCCTATTATTATGCCGAGGCGAATCTGAGTCCCCACCGGTTGATTCTGTGCGATTCGCTTCCGGCTGCGTTCGAGTATGCCGACTCGCGGGCGGAGCCGCGCATCGACGTAATTCTCGGGGCCCAGCCGGTGCTGGAGTATATGGTCAAACGGGTTCGTAAAGACTGGTCACCGTTGACACGCGAAAATGGCCGCCCCTTGTTTTTGACCAAGGCAGATTACGGCGTGGTCGTGCCCGAAGAGAGTTACCACCTGCGATGGTTGTTGAACGACCTGCTGTTGAAACTCGATGAGTCGGGTCGACTTCGCGAGATGCGAACCAGGTGGCTTGATGAGGAGTACGCCTTTCCACGCCGGGCTTCTCTGGAGGGGTTGTCGTTTGACGTGGAACAGATGGCGGCCCATTACGCACAAGGGACCTGTCGCCTCAAGGTCGAGCCGTAA
- a CDS encoding transketolase → MTASAASTATPDLLTALANKATHLRMDSVKATTEAGSGHPSSCCSAADIVAVLFFSVMRYDPKNPKLPNSDRFVLSKGHAAPLLYAAWAEAGLFPKSELLKLRTLGSDFEGHPTPRLSFVDMATGSLGQGLPAGVGLAFNAKSIDKTDYRTYVLMGDGESVEGSVWEAAEVARHAALDNLCAIVDVNRLGQSDPTMLQHDMEAYRARWAGFGWHAIVVDGHDIGALVAAFEEAARTKGRPTVLLAKTFKGRGISFMENHPEWHGKPMKKGEETQKALDELTRQLKPGSTQPQIPMPTVVKAAAPAKGTMAPPPYKLGDSAATREAFGAALLAVGEANSQVVALDADVKNSTYSDKFGKRFPDRFLENFIAEQNMLGAAAGIAACGKIPFVATFAAFFTRAYDFIRMAAISQSNIKLVGTHVGVSIGEDGPSQMGLEDLAMMSAQPGVTVLYPSDALSMYKLVEAAAAHKGMVYLRAGRPKTPVIYGLDEQFKIGGSKVVRQSAADQLTIVAAGVTLFEALKAHDQLKAAGIATRVVDLYSIVPVDQATLIECARATGGRFLTVEDHYAHGGIGDAVLSALASEGVRVHKLAVREIPRSGKPDELVDHFGIGVRSIVEAAKEIVKTASR, encoded by the coding sequence ATGACTGCCTCTGCTGCCTCTACCGCCACGCCTGACCTTCTGACCGCTTTGGCCAATAAGGCGACGCACCTTCGCATGGACAGTGTGAAGGCGACGACTGAAGCCGGGAGCGGACATCCCTCCAGCTGCTGTTCGGCCGCAGACATCGTCGCGGTCTTGTTTTTCTCCGTGATGCGATACGATCCGAAAAATCCGAAATTGCCCAATAGCGATCGATTCGTCCTCTCAAAAGGCCATGCGGCGCCCCTGCTCTATGCAGCCTGGGCGGAAGCCGGGTTGTTTCCCAAATCTGAATTGCTCAAATTGCGCACCCTCGGGTCCGATTTCGAAGGCCACCCGACGCCCCGCCTTTCCTTCGTGGACATGGCGACCGGCTCGTTGGGGCAAGGCCTGCCGGCCGGAGTGGGTCTCGCATTTAATGCCAAATCGATCGACAAGACCGACTACCGGACCTATGTGTTGATGGGCGATGGTGAGTCCGTCGAAGGCTCCGTGTGGGAAGCGGCGGAAGTGGCGCGGCACGCGGCATTGGATAATCTCTGCGCGATAGTGGACGTGAACCGGCTGGGACAAAGCGATCCCACGATGTTGCAACACGACATGGAGGCCTATCGTGCCAGATGGGCCGGGTTCGGCTGGCATGCCATTGTGGTGGACGGTCACGATATCGGCGCCCTTGTGGCAGCGTTTGAGGAAGCGGCGCGGACCAAGGGGCGGCCGACGGTGTTGCTGGCGAAGACCTTTAAGGGGCGCGGCATCTCCTTCATGGAGAATCATCCGGAATGGCATGGAAAGCCCATGAAGAAGGGTGAAGAAACCCAGAAGGCCTTGGATGAACTGACGCGGCAACTCAAGCCCGGCTCGACGCAACCGCAGATTCCGATGCCGACAGTCGTCAAAGCCGCGGCCCCTGCCAAGGGAACGATGGCGCCTCCGCCGTACAAACTCGGGGACTCCGCGGCGACGCGGGAAGCATTCGGAGCCGCCCTTCTGGCGGTTGGTGAGGCGAATTCGCAGGTGGTCGCGCTGGATGCGGATGTGAAGAATTCCACCTATAGCGACAAGTTCGGCAAGCGGTTTCCGGACCGTTTTCTGGAAAACTTTATCGCGGAGCAGAACATGTTGGGCGCCGCGGCCGGTATCGCCGCCTGCGGAAAGATTCCCTTTGTGGCGACCTTCGCCGCCTTCTTCACGCGGGCGTACGATTTCATTCGGATGGCGGCGATCAGCCAGTCGAATATCAAGTTGGTGGGGACGCACGTCGGTGTGAGTATCGGCGAAGACGGCCCCTCGCAGATGGGGCTTGAAGACCTGGCGATGATGTCGGCGCAGCCCGGTGTGACGGTGCTGTACCCGTCCGACGCGCTCTCGATGTACAAACTGGTGGAAGCGGCGGCCGCTCATAAGGGCATGGTATACCTCCGTGCCGGTCGCCCCAAGACGCCGGTGATTTATGGCCTCGATGAGCAGTTTAAGATCGGAGGCTCCAAGGTGGTCCGGCAGAGTGCTGCCGACCAGCTGACAATCGTGGCGGCCGGCGTGACGTTGTTTGAGGCCTTAAAAGCTCACGATCAATTGAAGGCGGCCGGCATCGCGACGCGCGTTGTGGATTTATACAGCATCGTGCCCGTGGATCAGGCGACCTTGATCGAGTGCGCGCGGGCGACCGGCGGACGATTCCTGACGGTCGAGGACCATTATGCGCACGGAGGCATCGGCGATGCCGTCTTGAGCGCGCTCGCATCGGAAGGCGTGCGGGTGCACAAACTGGCCGTTCGGGAAATCCCGCGCAGCGGGAAGCCGGATGAGCTCGTCGATCATTTTGGTATTGGAGTACGCTCGATTGTCGAAGCGGCCAAAGAAATCGTTAAAACAGCCTCCCGCTGA
- a CDS encoding dihydroorotase produces MTLLIQGGHVIDPGRVNGVADVLIENGTISAVGPALKAPAGATVIQAKGQLVLPGFVDLHVHFREPGFEYKETIESGTAAAVAGGFTTVCAMPNTNPVNDNQAVTEFMLERAKAAGNAHLYPIGAITKKSEGKELAEIGDLRRAGCVAISDDGKPVMNSLVMRRAMEYARAFDVPVVDHCEDLHLSEGGCMNEGLVSTELGLPGIPSAAEDVMVARNVSLAELTGARLHLAHISTAGSVRMVREAKARGLKVTAEACPHHFTLTEELTRGYNTHAKMNPPLRTMQDVQAIKEGLRDGTIDVIATDHAPHATQEKQQEFTEAPFGIVGLETALSLTLALVDEGVLTLESAVDKLATAPAKAFSLNAGTLAVGAPADVAIVDPNREWQVDPSRFRSKSRNTPFAGWKVKGRVTTTIVSGRVVFELDRSERQA; encoded by the coding sequence ATGACACTACTGATTCAAGGCGGTCATGTGATCGATCCCGGACGCGTGAACGGCGTGGCCGACGTCCTGATCGAAAACGGAACAATCTCGGCAGTCGGACCGGCCCTCAAGGCGCCGGCCGGCGCGACAGTCATTCAAGCCAAGGGGCAATTAGTGCTTCCGGGGTTCGTGGATCTCCACGTACATTTCCGCGAACCGGGGTTCGAGTATAAGGAAACCATCGAATCGGGTACGGCGGCGGCCGTCGCGGGTGGTTTCACGACCGTCTGCGCGATGCCCAACACCAATCCCGTCAACGACAATCAAGCCGTCACCGAATTCATGCTCGAGCGCGCGAAGGCAGCGGGTAACGCCCACCTCTATCCAATCGGCGCCATCACAAAAAAATCGGAAGGCAAAGAATTGGCGGAAATCGGCGATCTTCGCCGCGCCGGTTGTGTCGCCATCTCCGACGACGGAAAGCCGGTGATGAACAGCCTCGTCATGCGACGCGCCATGGAATATGCGCGGGCGTTCGACGTGCCGGTCGTGGACCACTGCGAAGATCTGCATCTCTCCGAAGGCGGATGCATGAACGAAGGGCTGGTCTCGACCGAACTCGGCCTGCCGGGCATTCCCTCCGCGGCGGAAGATGTCATGGTGGCCCGCAATGTCTCGCTGGCTGAACTGACCGGAGCCCGCCTCCACCTCGCGCACATCAGCACCGCCGGCTCGGTGCGTATGGTGCGGGAAGCCAAGGCGCGGGGGCTGAAGGTGACGGCTGAAGCCTGTCCGCATCACTTTACCCTGACCGAAGAACTGACCCGCGGGTACAACACCCACGCGAAAATGAATCCTCCGCTGAGGACCATGCAGGACGTCCAGGCGATCAAGGAAGGACTCCGCGACGGAACCATCGATGTGATCGCGACCGACCATGCCCCGCATGCGACCCAAGAGAAGCAGCAGGAGTTTACCGAAGCGCCCTTCGGCATCGTGGGCCTGGAGACCGCTCTCTCGCTGACGTTGGCCCTGGTAGATGAAGGAGTGCTTACACTCGAATCCGCGGTAGACAAACTTGCAACCGCCCCGGCCAAAGCGTTCAGTCTCAATGCCGGCACCCTGGCGGTCGGCGCGCCGGCCGACGTCGCCATCGTCGATCCGAACAGGGAGTGGCAAGTCGACCCTTCACGGTTTCGTTCCAAGAGCCGCAACACGCCATTCGCCGGCTGGAAAGTAAAGGGACGGGTGACAACCACCATCGTCTCCGGTCGCGTCGTGTTCGAACTCGATCGCTCAGAGCGACAGGCATAG
- a CDS encoding aspartate carbamoyltransferase catalytic subunit, which produces MGLKRKDLLSLTNLSADDITLILETADSFKEVSGREIKKVPALRGKTVVNLFFEPSTRTRTSFELAAKRLSADVINFSPSSSSVVKGETLLDTARNIEAMQADIIVLRHSSAGAAETLARGVKSSVINAGDGWHEHPTQALLDLYTIRSRQMGFAGLRVAIVGDVAHSRVARSNIFALTKLGAEVRVVGPPTMIPLQISQLGVQVYHNLDEALRGVHVIMMLRLQLERQGRALFPTIREYARHYGLTSDRVKLAEPGAIVMHPGPINRGVEIAPDVADSLSSVILDQVANGVAVRMGILYLMSGAG; this is translated from the coding sequence GTGGGCCTCAAACGGAAAGACCTGCTCAGCCTGACCAACCTGTCGGCGGACGATATCACGTTGATCCTGGAAACCGCGGATTCCTTCAAGGAAGTCTCCGGCCGGGAGATCAAGAAGGTACCGGCCTTACGAGGCAAGACGGTCGTGAACCTCTTCTTCGAGCCGAGCACGAGAACCAGAACGTCGTTTGAATTGGCCGCCAAGCGACTCAGCGCCGATGTGATCAATTTCTCCCCCTCTTCCAGCAGCGTGGTGAAGGGAGAAACGCTCCTGGATACGGCCCGGAACATCGAAGCCATGCAGGCCGATATCATCGTTCTGCGACACTCCTCGGCCGGCGCGGCAGAGACGCTGGCGCGCGGCGTCAAGTCTTCGGTCATCAATGCCGGGGACGGGTGGCATGAACATCCGACACAGGCTCTGCTCGACCTGTACACGATCCGCAGCCGGCAAATGGGCTTCGCCGGATTGCGCGTCGCGATTGTCGGCGATGTGGCGCATAGCCGTGTCGCCCGTTCGAATATTTTTGCCCTCACGAAACTCGGAGCGGAAGTGCGGGTCGTCGGACCTCCGACCATGATCCCTCTGCAAATCAGCCAGCTCGGGGTGCAGGTCTACCACAATCTGGACGAAGCGCTGCGAGGCGTCCACGTGATCATGATGTTGCGGCTTCAATTGGAGCGACAGGGCCGCGCGCTGTTTCCGACGATCCGGGAATATGCTCGACACTATGGATTGACCAGCGACCGCGTGAAACTGGCTGAGCCCGGCGCCATCGTGATGCATCCGGGCCCCATCAACCGCGGGGTGGAAATCGCGCCCGACGTGGCGGACAGTCTCTCGTCCGTGATTCTCGATCAGGTGGCGAACGGCGTGGCCGTGCGCATGGGCATTTTGTATCTCATGTCGGGAGCCGGCTGA
- a CDS encoding Crp/Fnr family transcriptional regulator — MSKRPKKSLKQPPAEQSGPAFPAGLNQIPLLQILSAQDRQKVLGEMTETRYGKGQYIFREGDPTEYFHIVKEGSVKCVKSSLDGKECTLKVLMPGDLFCCDASAFDGASHPGTAQPMGDVSVLRMKKEAYFKMLRGNPDAAMEVIRYLGNRLNEAQEKAKVLALDRADQRLASLLVNLAERSGVQEPNGIRVSVRLTRQDMANMVGVTTETAIRIMARFKKERLVSGTAARLIIRDLPKLRLLAST, encoded by the coding sequence TTGTCGAAGCGGCCAAAGAAATCGTTAAAACAGCCTCCCGCTGAACAGTCCGGCCCTGCCTTCCCTGCCGGGTTGAATCAGATTCCCCTCCTCCAGATCCTCAGCGCCCAGGATCGCCAGAAGGTCCTGGGCGAAATGACGGAAACCCGCTACGGCAAGGGGCAGTACATCTTCCGTGAGGGCGATCCCACCGAGTACTTCCATATCGTCAAGGAAGGGTCGGTGAAGTGCGTCAAATCGTCCCTTGACGGGAAAGAGTGCACGCTGAAAGTGCTCATGCCCGGCGATCTGTTTTGTTGCGATGCCTCGGCCTTCGATGGCGCCTCCCATCCGGGCACCGCCCAGCCCATGGGGGATGTCAGCGTGCTGCGGATGAAGAAAGAAGCCTACTTCAAGATGCTGCGCGGGAATCCGGATGCCGCGATGGAAGTCATCCGGTACCTGGGCAACCGCCTCAACGAAGCGCAGGAAAAGGCCAAGGTCCTCGCGCTGGACCGGGCCGATCAACGATTGGCCTCCCTCCTCGTGAACCTCGCGGAACGAAGCGGAGTTCAAGAACCGAACGGGATCAGGGTCTCCGTCCGGCTCACGCGCCAGGACATGGCGAACATGGTGGGCGTGACGACTGAAACCGCCATTCGCATCATGGCGCGGTTTAAGAAAGAGCGGCTGGTGTCGGGAACGGCTGCCCGCCTCATTATTCGTGACCTTCCCAAGCTCCGCCTCCTCGCTTCCACGTAA
- a CDS encoding multicopper oxidase domain-containing protein: protein MHTERTNNHSGRSLHQALPILGMALGLVAGMALSAQAKTHEIKMTAVETDIVIDGGGEKYAAWTFNGQFPGPVVRVTEGDIVNFTLTNPATNKNPHAMDFHAAEVDFLKNYRAVNTGETHSFSFTAKKPGVFFYHCGAPPMIQHVARGMFGAIIVDPKNAKVWPKADREYVLVQSEYFKNPNDVQAMFDRKYDGMMFNGGIFKYHPFVTGGGKLDAKPGERVRIYFVNAGPNEFSSFHPIGEIWDNVYESGNPANNLKGVQTYVVGPGSAATFDVVVESAGAYPLVTHSLTGALRGAIAVLLAGPDAKPAPLMPMVPWELPAK from the coding sequence ATGCACACAGAGAGAACGAACAACCATTCGGGGCGCAGCCTGCACCAAGCCCTGCCTATCCTGGGAATGGCGCTGGGACTGGTGGCGGGGATGGCCCTGTCAGCCCAGGCCAAGACACATGAGATCAAAATGACCGCCGTGGAAACGGACATCGTCATCGACGGAGGCGGTGAAAAGTACGCCGCCTGGACCTTCAACGGACAGTTCCCCGGTCCGGTGGTGCGGGTCACGGAAGGCGATATCGTCAACTTCACCTTGACGAACCCGGCCACGAACAAGAATCCCCATGCCATGGATTTCCATGCGGCGGAAGTCGATTTCCTGAAAAATTACCGGGCCGTCAACACCGGCGAGACGCACAGCTTCTCGTTCACGGCAAAGAAGCCGGGGGTGTTCTTCTACCACTGCGGTGCCCCACCCATGATTCAGCACGTCGCGCGGGGGATGTTCGGGGCGATCATCGTGGATCCCAAAAACGCCAAAGTCTGGCCGAAAGCGGATCGGGAATACGTCTTGGTGCAGTCGGAATATTTCAAGAATCCGAATGACGTGCAGGCGATGTTCGATCGCAAGTACGACGGCATGATGTTCAACGGCGGCATTTTCAAGTATCACCCGTTTGTGACCGGCGGCGGGAAACTCGATGCGAAGCCGGGAGAGCGGGTGCGGATTTATTTCGTCAACGCGGGCCCGAACGAGTTTTCCTCGTTTCACCCGATCGGAGAGATTTGGGACAACGTCTATGAGAGCGGCAATCCCGCCAACAATCTGAAGGGTGTGCAAACCTACGTAGTAGGACCGGGGAGCGCGGCCACCTTCGATGTGGTAGTGGAATCTGCCGGCGCCTACCCGCTGGTCACCCACTCACTTACGGGGGCGTTGCGAGGAGCCATTGCAGTGTTACTGGCCGGACCGGATGCCAAGCCGGCGCCGTTGATGCCGATGGTGCCGTGGGAATTACCGGCGAAATAA
- the pyrR gene encoding bifunctional pyr operon transcriptional regulator/uracil phosphoribosyltransferase PyrR yields the protein MTTEPTTGNRQERVVMDAGDIARAVTRIAHEILERNKGIKDLALVGIRTGGVHLAHRLVRRIHDIEGTQIPIGELDITLYRDDLSLRKDQPILRKTSVPFKISDLKVVLVDDVLFTGRTIRAAMDSLIDLGRPAEIQLAVLVDRGHRQLPIKANYIGKNIPTSREEAIEVHLEENGEEDRVVILRA from the coding sequence ATGACAACCGAACCTACAACAGGCAACCGGCAGGAGCGTGTGGTGATGGACGCCGGCGATATCGCCCGCGCCGTGACCCGCATCGCGCATGAAATTCTGGAGCGCAACAAGGGCATCAAGGACCTGGCCTTGGTGGGCATCCGGACGGGGGGCGTACACCTGGCGCATCGCCTCGTGCGGCGCATCCACGACATCGAGGGCACCCAGATCCCGATCGGCGAATTGGACATCACGCTCTATCGTGACGACCTGTCGCTCCGCAAGGATCAGCCGATCCTCCGCAAGACCTCGGTGCCGTTCAAAATTTCCGATCTCAAGGTGGTCCTCGTGGACGATGTGCTCTTCACCGGCCGCACCATTCGCGCCGCCATGGACAGCCTGATCGACCTGGGACGACCGGCGGAAATTCAGCTGGCGGTACTGGTCGATCGCGGGCATCGGCAACTGCCGATCAAAGCCAATTACATCGGCAAGAATATTCCCACCTCGCGCGAAGAGGCCATTGAGGTCCATCTCGAAGAAAACGGAGAAGAGGATCGCGTGGTCATCCTCAGGGCGTAA
- a CDS encoding DUF4149 domain-containing protein has translation MRQGLIACITCELLALAVWIGGLLVLVAAVIPAVFNTFGGQDTGGFFLTRAFDGYNRLVLGSAAILTAGILWRAWLVQRGLTDGEITRTEWLLLGAMLLTAGVITFVLHPQAAALQAQAFASKGEEARKAAFEAFFQLHKPVRALYIVNVGLGIALLTVRVRSWVPR, from the coding sequence GTGCGCCAAGGACTGATCGCCTGTATCACCTGTGAGTTGCTGGCCCTGGCGGTCTGGATCGGCGGACTTCTGGTGCTCGTTGCCGCCGTCATCCCGGCCGTGTTCAATACGTTCGGCGGCCAGGACACCGGCGGCTTCTTTCTGACCCGCGCCTTCGACGGGTACAATCGTCTGGTGCTCGGATCGGCGGCGATCCTGACCGCGGGAATCCTATGGCGGGCCTGGCTGGTCCAGCGGGGCCTGACGGATGGCGAGATCACCAGAACCGAATGGCTGTTGCTTGGAGCCATGCTCCTCACCGCGGGAGTCATCACGTTTGTGCTGCATCCCCAAGCGGCGGCTTTGCAGGCACAAGCCTTTGCCTCCAAAGGAGAGGAAGCGCGGAAAGCGGCGTTCGAAGCATTCTTTCAACTGCACAAACCGGTACGGGCCTTGTATATCGTGAATGTCGGACTCGGAATCGCGCTGCTGACCGTGCGCGTACGATCCTGGGTCCCTCGATAA